Proteins from a single region of Crassaminicella profunda:
- a CDS encoding response regulator transcription factor produces MRDEKILVVDDEIEIGEIIKDFLEIEGYKVFLAFDGEEALKSFNEHSPQLVILDLMLPKIDGMEVCRTIRTHSTVPIIMLSAKREDTDKILGLGFGADDYMTKPFSSGELVARVKSHLRRYTTFSKSISNENEDTYTFDHIQISFKSHSIFVHGENIPFAAKEFQLLKYLILNENRVLTKEQIFNHVWGYNDYGDINTVTVHIRKIREKIEKDPSSPKYIQTVWRVGYKFSRS; encoded by the coding sequence ATGAGAGATGAAAAAATCTTAGTAGTAGATGATGAAATTGAAATTGGTGAAATTATAAAGGATTTTCTAGAAATAGAGGGATATAAAGTGTTTTTAGCCTTTGATGGTGAAGAGGCTCTAAAATCTTTCAACGAGCACAGCCCGCAATTAGTTATTTTGGATCTTATGCTCCCTAAAATAGATGGTATGGAAGTATGTAGAACCATTCGTACTCACTCTACTGTTCCTATCATCATGCTCAGTGCAAAAAGAGAAGATACAGATAAAATCTTAGGACTTGGTTTTGGTGCAGATGATTATATGACAAAACCTTTTAGTTCAGGAGAGTTAGTTGCAAGAGTTAAATCTCACTTAAGAAGATACACCACATTTTCAAAATCTATATCCAATGAAAATGAAGATACTTATACCTTTGATCATATTCAAATTTCTTTTAAATCGCATTCCATTTTTGTCCATGGCGAAAATATTCCTTTTGCAGCAAAGGAATTTCAACTCCTTAAATATTTGATATTAAATGAAAATCGAGTACTCACAAAGGAACAAATTTTCAATCACGTATGGGGATATAATGATTATGGAGATATCAATACCGTTACGGTTCATATCAGAAAAATTCGAGAAAAAATAGAAAAAGATCCTTCTTCTCCTAAATATATCCAAACCGTTTGGAGAGTAGGCTATAAATTTTCGAGGAGTTAA